The Mus musculus strain C57BL/6J chromosome 2, GRCm38.p6 C57BL/6J genome has a window encoding:
- the Pla2g4b gene encoding cytosolic phospholipase A2 beta codes for MALQTCPVYMQAKVPETCLLTVRVLRASGLPSKDLVTSSDCYVTLNLPTASSHTLQTRTVKNSRNPVWNQNFHFRIHRQLKNVMELKVFDHDLVTRDDPVLSVLFDVGTLQIGTQRQSFSLGTQEKGCLEVEFRLQTLTDCEEQLISNGIVVARELSCLHVELKRTGDPKRSERKVQLVVAGACEGPQDASAGTGSFHFHYPACWEQELNVHLQDDPHEQLKVPLRTLPSSQLVRLVFPTSQEPLMRLELKKEEGPKELAVRLGCGPCPEEQAFLSKRKQVVAAALKKALQLDQDLHEDEIPVIAVMATGGGIRAMTSLYGQLAGLQELGLLDCISYITGASGSTWALANLYEDPEWSQKDLAGPTEVLKTQVTKSKLGALAPSQLWRYRQELAERARLGHPTCFTNLWALINEALLHDKPHEHKLSDQREALSRGQNPLPIYCALNSKEQGLSTFDFGEWCEFSPYEVGFPKYGAFISSELFGSEFFMGRLVKQLPESRICFLEGIWSNLFAASLQDSLYWSSEPSQFWDRWAQDQANLDKEQVPHLKIAEPPTMAGRIAELFTDLLTKRPLAHATHNFTRGLHFHKDYFQNSHFSAWKASKLDRLPNQLTPTEPHLCLLDVGYLINTSCPPLLQPTRDVDLILSLDYNLYGAFQQLQLLSRFCQEQGIPFPSISPSPEEQRQPQECHLFCDPAQPEAPAVLHFPLVNDSFQDYSAPGVPRTSEEKAAGEVNLSSSDSPYHYTKVTYSQEDVDKLLRLTHYNICNNQDRLREAMHQAVQRRRKRKQFRPE; via the exons ATGGCTCTG CAAACCTGCCCAGTCTACATGCAGGCAAAGGTGCCAGAGACATGCCTGCTCACTGTACGCGTCCTCCGGGCCAGTGGCTTGCCTTCCAAGGACCTAG TAACCTCCTCTGACTGCTATGTGACTCTGAACCTGCCCACGGCTTCCAGCCACACGCTCCAGACACGCACAGTCAAGAACAGCCGAAACCCTGTCTGGAATCAGAACTTCCACTTCCGGATCCATAGGCAGCTCAAG AATGTTATGGAACTGAAAGTCTTTGACCATGACCTGGTGACCAGAGATGACCCAGTATTGTCAGTGCTGTTTGACGTGGGGACCCTGCAAATTGGGACTCAGCGCCAGAGCTTCTCCTTGGGTACTCAG GAGAAAGGGTGCTTAGAAGTTGAGTTTCGGCTACAGACTCT GACAGACTGTGAGGAACAGCTCATCAGCAATGGCATCGTGGTG GCCCGGGAACTCTCCTGCTTGCACGTTGAACTGAAGAGGACAGGAGATCCAAAGA GGTCAGAGCGCAAAGTTCAACTTGTGGTTGCTGGGGCCTGTGAGGGCCCACAGGATGCCTCTGCGGGCACTGGATCTTTCCACTTCCATTATCCAGCCTGCTGGGAGCAAGAGCTGAATGTTCATCTGCAG GATGACCCCCATGAGCAGCTGAAGGTGCCACTACGAACTCTACCCTCCTCGCAGCTGGTGAGACTTGTCTTCCCCACGTCCCAG GAGCCACTGATGAGGctggaactcaagaaggaagaagg aCCAAAGGAGCTGGCTGTGCGGCTGGGCTGTGGGCCCTGCCCTGAGGAACAGGCCTTCCTAAGCAAGAGGAAGCAGGTGGTGGCTGCCGCGCTGAAAAAGGCCTTACAGCTGGACCAAGACCTGCACGAGGATGAG ATCCCCGTGATTGCCGTGATGGCCACTGGTGGTGGGATCCGGGCCATGACGTCTTTGTATGGGCAGCTGGCCGGCCTGCAGGAGCTCGGCCTTCTCGACTGCATCTCCTATATCACGGGGGCTTCAGGATCCACCTG GGCACTGGCCAACCTCTATGAGGACCCAGAGTGGTCGCAGAAGGACCTGGCAGGGCCCACTGAGGTGCTGAAGACACAGGTGACAAAGAGCAAGCTGGGTGCGTTGGCCCCTAGCCAACTTTGGCGGTACCGGCAAGAGCTGGCTGAGCGTGCTCGCCTGGGCCACCCAACCTGCTTCACCAACTTGTGGGCCCTCATTAATGAGGCCTTGCTGCACGACAAG CCCCATGAACACAAACTCTCAGATCAACGAGAGGCCCTGAGTCGAGGCCAGAACCCTCTGCCTATCTATTGTGCCCTCAACAGCAAGGAGCAGGGCCTGAGTACCTTTGACTTTGGGG AGTGGTGTGAGTTCTCTCCATATGAAGTCGGCTTCCCCAAGTATGGAGCCTTCATCTCCTCCGAGCTCTTTGGCTCGGAGTTCTTTATGGGGCGGCTGGTGAAGCAGCTTCCCGAGTCCCGCATCTGCTTCCTGGAAG GCATCTGGAGCAATCTGTTTGCGGCCAGCCTCCAAGACAGCTTGTACTGGTCCTCAGAACCCAGCCAGTTCTGGGACCGCTGGGCGCAGGATCAGGCCAACCTGG ACAAAGAGCAGGTCCCCCATCTGAAGATAGCAGAGCCACCGACAATGGCTGGCAGGATCGCCGAGCTCTTCACTGACCTCCTGACAAAGCGTCCCCTCGCCCACGCCACCCACAACTTCACGCGAGGCCTCCATTTCCACAAGGACTATTTCCAGAACTCTCACTTCTCTGCCTGGAAAG CTTCCAAACTGGACAGGCTCCCCAACCAGCTGACACCCACTGagccccacctctgcctcctggatgttgGCTATCTCATCAATACTAGCTGCCCACCCCTCCTGCAGCCAACACGGGATGTGGACCTCATCTTGTCACTGGACTACAACCTCTACGGAGCCTTTCAG cagctgcagcttcTGAGCCGGTTCTGCCAGGAGCAGGGCATCCCTTTCCCATCCATCTCACCCAGCCCCGAGGAGCAGCGGCAGCCTCAGGAGTGCCATCTGTTCTGTGACCCAGCCCAGCCCGAAGCCCCGGCTGTGCTGCACTTCCCTTTGGTCAATGACTCCTTCCAAGACTACTCTGCCCCTG GGGTGCCACGGACATCGGAGGAGAAGGCAGCTGGGGAGGTGAATCTGTCTTCTTCTGACTCCCCATACCACTACACAAAAGTGACCTACAGCCAGGAAGATGTGGACAAGCTGTTACGGCTGACGCATTACAACATCTGCAACAACCAGGATCGGCTGCGGGAGGCCATGCACCAGGCCGTGCAGCGGCGGAGAAAGCGCAAACAGTTTAGGCCGGAGTGA